Proteins encoded within one genomic window of Bacillus sp. SM2101:
- a CDS encoding amino acid permease: MKSKLIGPLLLSGLIIGPILGSGIILLPPIIKEQAGNSAIIAWLIITILSFPFAYVFGKLSILFPGDSGVTNAVKHTFGDTIKQLTAVFMILAVCVGPVAVLMTASEYISLLFQWSTIKVEIYGVVLLIICQMILLRNISSLGKISLVLTSISALVLFIGGLSTLLFYRSEVSIVGSLNIQSLGNSVLLLFWAMMGWEIIGNYSMEVRDREKTIKKSVFFSAIIIAIIYITVAAAYQWIDTAALSSGQASSQLKLALIIAPLFGSYAIPVLTLITSALCVTTYIMIVGGIARLISAQAEDSKLPKVLGYKSKSNIPIVSLILLASIHLIVLVILYTDLVNLELLVEIANAFFISNAIIGLLAAMRIIKNWAITFSCMVLIVALFWMLTYSPIWVLLLIGILTLYAILAEMKKRSTRVKLVQMKEEV, translated from the coding sequence ATGAAATCAAAACTTATTGGTCCACTGCTTTTAAGTGGTTTAATTATCGGTCCAATACTTGGGTCAGGTATCATACTATTGCCTCCAATCATTAAGGAGCAGGCTGGAAATTCCGCTATTATTGCTTGGCTGATCATTACGATCTTAAGCTTTCCCTTTGCTTATGTGTTCGGCAAGCTTAGTATTTTATTTCCTGGTGATTCAGGTGTGACGAATGCAGTAAAGCACACTTTTGGTGACACTATTAAGCAATTAACAGCTGTTTTTATGATACTGGCAGTTTGTGTAGGCCCAGTAGCGGTGTTAATGACTGCGAGTGAGTATATTTCATTGTTATTTCAATGGTCAACAATAAAAGTTGAAATATATGGAGTTGTGCTGTTAATCATATGTCAGATGATATTGTTGAGAAACATTTCATCTTTAGGAAAAATCTCATTAGTATTAACATCTATTTCAGCACTCGTATTATTTATTGGAGGCCTTTCAACTCTACTATTTTATAGATCAGAAGTATCAATAGTAGGGTCACTTAATATTCAATCGTTAGGAAACAGTGTGTTACTTCTTTTTTGGGCAATGATGGGATGGGAGATTATTGGAAACTATTCAATGGAAGTGAGAGATCGTGAAAAAACGATTAAAAAGAGTGTTTTCTTTAGTGCAATTATCATTGCGATCATTTATATAACTGTTGCTGCAGCTTATCAGTGGATTGACACAGCTGCCTTAAGCAGTGGGCAAGCCTCTTCTCAGCTCAAATTGGCGTTAATCATAGCACCTCTCTTTGGATCGTATGCAATACCTGTACTGACATTAATTACTTCAGCTCTATGTGTTACTACATATATTATGATCGTAGGTGGGATCGCAAGATTAATTTCTGCTCAAGCTGAAGATAGCAAGTTACCTAAGGTGTTGGGATATAAGTCAAAATCAAATATCCCGATTGTAAGTTTAATATTACTAGCAAGTATCCATTTAATCGTTTTAGTTATTCTGTATACTGATTTAGTTAACCTTGAATTACTCGTTGAAATTGCAAATGCATTTTTTATTAGTAATGCAATTATTGGGTTGCTAGCAGCAATGCGTATCATCAAGAACTGGGCAATTACCTTTAGTTGTATGGTTTTAATTGTAGCCTTATTTTGGATGCTGACATATTCACCAATCTGGGTATTGTTGTTAATAGGCATACTAACCCTTTACGCGATTTTAGCTGAAATGAAAAAAAGATCTACTCGAGTAAAGCTAGTGCAAATGAAAGAAGAAGTGTAA
- a CDS encoding LysR family transcriptional regulator, translating into MELKHLKTFKVITDVGGFTKAADMLGYAQSSVTAHIQTLEDEIGSPIFDRIGKKVVITDAGKKLLPYAIQMLDLYDRARHIAKEEENPAGTIKIGAPESLTVYRLPPIISAYKKLYPNVQIIIKTFECWRLKELLRSGEIDIALLLQPEHEDSDLQLTKLIDEPMNVIAPIEHPLAKKHDEPISIPFDETFIYTEKGCDYRATFENHLLKHGYVPDTTLEFWSIEAIKQCVMCGLGISYLPSIAVQTELGEGKIASLDWKIDGENVSTLLAIHKNKWLSPALDAFIEMCTQYSVTWQNEIDNV; encoded by the coding sequence TTGGAACTTAAACATTTAAAAACATTTAAGGTTATTACAGATGTGGGAGGATTTACTAAAGCCGCAGATATGCTTGGTTATGCTCAATCTTCGGTTACTGCACATATTCAAACCCTTGAAGATGAAATAGGCTCTCCTATATTTGATAGGATCGGTAAAAAGGTTGTTATTACAGATGCTGGTAAAAAACTATTACCATATGCTATTCAAATGCTAGATTTATATGATCGAGCAAGACATATTGCTAAAGAGGAAGAAAACCCAGCCGGAACAATTAAAATTGGTGCCCCTGAATCCTTAACAGTTTATCGACTACCACCAATTATCTCAGCATATAAAAAGCTATATCCTAATGTACAAATTATCATTAAAACATTTGAGTGTTGGAGATTAAAAGAGTTATTACGTAGTGGCGAAATAGACATTGCCTTGCTGCTACAACCAGAACACGAAGATTCGGATTTACAACTTACAAAACTAATAGATGAACCAATGAATGTTATTGCACCAATCGAACATCCTTTAGCTAAAAAACACGATGAACCAATTTCGATCCCATTCGATGAAACGTTTATTTATACAGAGAAAGGCTGTGATTATCGAGCAACTTTTGAAAATCACTTACTTAAGCACGGTTATGTCCCTGATACAACACTTGAATTTTGGAGTATCGAAGCAATTAAACAATGTGTGATGTGTGGGTTAGGAATCTCATATCTTCCTTCGATAGCAGTACAAACTGAGCTGGGGGAGGGAAAGATCGCATCACTTGATTGGAAAATTGATGGTGAAAATGTATCAACATTATTAGCCATTCATAAAAACAAATGGCTCTCGCCTGCTTTAGACGCATTTATAGAAATGTGTACACAATATTCAGTTACATGGCAAAATGAAATTGACAATGTATAA
- a CDS encoding GNAT family N-acetyltransferase gives MIKKLDIRNSLIATELLNVQLVSYEVEAKIIDYKNLPPLNDTTEAIMSCGEEFYGYYVNERLAGAISFKLYDNMLDIHRLFVHPDFFRAGVGRALVQYTLNNYQNVDKYIVRTGKMNTPAKNLYSKLGFVEIKDEQVAPNLFITVFEKLFSH, from the coding sequence GTGATTAAAAAACTGGATATTCGTAATTCTTTAATTGCAACCGAGCTATTGAATGTCCAGCTCGTATCGTATGAGGTAGAGGCAAAAATTATTGACTATAAGAATTTACCTCCGTTAAATGATACAACTGAGGCGATAATGTCATGCGGGGAGGAATTCTACGGGTATTATGTTAATGAAAGGCTAGCAGGTGCAATTTCATTCAAACTTTACGACAATATGTTAGATATCCATCGATTATTCGTCCATCCTGACTTTTTCAGAGCAGGTGTAGGTAGAGCATTAGTTCAATATACGTTAAACAACTACCAAAATGTGGACAAGTATATTGTTAGGACTGGCAAAATGAATACTCCAGCAAAAAATTTATACAGTAAATTAGGATTTGTAGAAATAAAAGACGAACAAGTTGCCCCTAACTTGTTCATTACTGTATTTGAAAAGCTGTTTTCCCATTGA
- a CDS encoding amino acid ABC transporter ATP-binding protein, whose protein sequence is MIKVENLYKSFGKLEVLKDVSTMIDSGEVVAVIGPSGSGKSTFLRCLNLLEEPTNGKVWIGQDEVTNPKTDIMKVRHHVGMVFQHFHLFPHKTVLENIMYAPIKVKGVSKTEAETKARDLLGKVGLSDKANEYPKRLSGGQKQRVAIARALAMAPDVMLFDEPTSALDPEMVKEVLEVMKSLAHTGMTMVIVTHEMGFAKEVADRILFLDDGQLIEDAAPEQFFSSPKSQRAQDFLAKVL, encoded by the coding sequence GTGATTAAAGTAGAAAACCTGTATAAATCATTTGGTAAACTTGAAGTATTGAAGGATGTCTCGACAATGATTGATTCTGGTGAGGTAGTGGCTGTCATTGGACCTTCAGGGTCTGGTAAGTCAACTTTTCTACGCTGCCTTAACCTATTAGAGGAGCCTACGAATGGTAAAGTTTGGATAGGACAAGATGAAGTAACGAACCCTAAAACTGATATTATGAAAGTCCGTCATCATGTAGGGATGGTTTTTCAGCATTTTCATTTATTTCCGCATAAAACGGTCCTAGAAAATATTATGTATGCTCCTATTAAAGTAAAGGGTGTTAGTAAAACTGAAGCAGAAACGAAGGCTAGAGATTTATTGGGGAAGGTCGGGCTTTCAGATAAAGCAAATGAGTATCCTAAGCGACTGTCTGGAGGGCAAAAACAACGTGTTGCCATTGCCCGTGCTCTAGCCATGGCACCTGATGTTATGCTGTTTGACGAGCCTACGTCTGCCTTAGATCCAGAGATGGTGAAGGAAGTGTTAGAGGTTATGAAATCACTAGCCCATACAGGTATGACGATGGTTATTGTAACGCATGAAATGGGCTTTGCAAAAGAAGTAGCTGATAGAATTTTGTTCTTAGATGACGGTCAATTGATTGAGGATGCAGCACCAGAACAATTTTTCTCCTCACCAAAAAGTCAACGTGCACAAGATTTCTTAGCAAAGGTGTTATAA
- a CDS encoding amino acid ABC transporter permease, translating into MNLDFGQIVPSMPFILKGIFVTLQIVISSAIIGFLLGVIISLFKIGRIKVLVLLADFYTSIFRGTPLILQIIIIYYGLPQFIGGDIDKIPAAIIAFSLNSSAYISEIIRAGILAVDKGQKEAAQALGVPYSKMMLDIVLPQALKNILPALMNEFITLTKESALVMTIGIMDIMRSAYVVGGDLFRFFEPLLFAAGIYYVMVMILTLLGKAIERRLRTSD; encoded by the coding sequence TTGAATTTAGATTTTGGACAAATCGTTCCATCAATGCCTTTCATATTAAAGGGTATTTTTGTTACTTTACAAATTGTAATTAGTTCGGCAATCATCGGTTTTCTATTAGGTGTAATAATATCACTCTTTAAAATTGGTCGAATTAAGGTTCTAGTTTTACTAGCAGATTTTTATACATCTATTTTCCGAGGAACACCTCTCATATTACAAATTATTATTATCTATTATGGTCTACCGCAGTTTATTGGAGGAGATATTGATAAAATTCCAGCTGCTATTATTGCATTTAGCTTAAACTCATCAGCGTACATTTCTGAAATTATAAGGGCAGGAATTTTAGCAGTAGATAAGGGGCAAAAAGAAGCGGCACAAGCACTCGGGGTACCGTATAGTAAAATGATGCTTGACATCGTATTACCACAAGCCTTGAAGAATATTTTACCAGCTCTAATGAATGAGTTTATTACATTAACAAAAGAATCTGCTTTAGTTATGACAATTGGTATCATGGATATTATGAGATCAGCATATGTAGTTGGAGGAGATTTATTTAGATTTTTCGAACCATTGTTATTTGCAGCAGGTATTTATTATGTTATGGTTATGATCTTAACCCTCCTTGGCAAAGCGATTGAAAGGAGATTGAGAACAAGTGATTAA